One Micromonospora sp. WMMD812 genomic window carries:
- a CDS encoding DeoR/GlpR family DNA-binding transcription regulator, with translation MDRYARWNALLEMLTDSGRVSVEEAAERLVVSQATIRRDFDQLAQQQMITRTRGGAVANGVSYDLPLRYKTAKHSAEKQRIGAAAAALVSPGTVVGLNGGTTSTEVARALAVRPDLNTSADGAQLTVVTNALNIANELLVRSRMKVVVAGGVVRPKSFELVGPLGGALLREVTLDIALLGVDAIDPQLGAAAHHEGEAAMNSLMVARAKRVVVIADSSKLGGHAFARICPVDRVETLVTDSGANPEVVDAFRAAGVHVICA, from the coding sequence GTGGACCGCTACGCCAGATGGAATGCCCTGCTCGAGATGCTGACCGACAGCGGTCGGGTCAGCGTCGAGGAGGCCGCCGAGCGGCTGGTCGTCTCCCAGGCGACCATCCGGCGCGACTTCGACCAGCTCGCCCAGCAACAGATGATCACCCGGACCCGGGGCGGCGCGGTCGCCAACGGGGTCTCGTACGACCTGCCGCTGCGCTACAAGACCGCCAAGCATTCGGCGGAGAAGCAGCGGATCGGCGCGGCCGCCGCGGCGCTGGTGTCGCCGGGGACCGTGGTCGGCCTGAACGGCGGCACCACCAGCACCGAGGTGGCGCGGGCCCTGGCCGTCCGGCCGGACCTCAACACCAGTGCCGACGGCGCCCAACTGACCGTGGTGACCAACGCCCTCAACATCGCCAACGAGCTGCTGGTCCGCTCACGGATGAAGGTCGTGGTGGCGGGCGGGGTCGTCCGGCCGAAGTCGTTCGAGCTGGTCGGCCCGCTCGGCGGGGCGTTGCTGCGCGAGGTGACCCTGGACATCGCCCTGCTGGGCGTGGACGCGATCGACCCGCAGCTCGGCGCGGCCGCCCACCACGAGGGCGAGGCGGCGATGAACAGCCTCATGGTCGCCCGGGCGAAGCGGGTGGTGGTCATCGCCGACTCGTCCAAGCTGGGCGGTCACGCGTTCGCCCGGATCTGCCCGGTGGACCGGGTGGAGACCCTGGTCACCGACTCGGGCGCCAACCCCGAGGTGGTCGACGCGTTCCGGGCCGCCGGGGTGCACGTGATCTGCGCCTGA
- a CDS encoding ATP-binding cassette domain-containing protein: MPAVLEIEGLRKTYKSRRRGTRNALDGFDMRVDAGQVHGFLGPNGSGKTTTLRTLLGLIRPNDGRMRILGHEVPAALPVVAGQVGAIVESPQFFPHFTARDTLSLLASAGDVPATRIDEVLELVGLRDRAGERVKTYSLGMKQRLAVASALLKNPKLLILDEPANGLDPGGIREMRTLMRNLAESGMTVVLSSHILGEIQLICDSVTIISLGRRVAFGPVEQVLAQHSSGAVRVRLEAVTDLPAATDALTRAGIRVTGHPDHLMLGGVDKPATVTRLLAEQGLYVSELAPVAVDLESVFLELTATAPVPGQHRQVDQSTKVGGPEQSGAAGGGWGA; encoded by the coding sequence TTGCCAGCTGTCCTGGAGATAGAAGGTCTACGTAAGACGTACAAGAGTCGTCGGCGCGGCACCCGCAACGCCCTGGACGGCTTCGACATGCGGGTCGACGCGGGGCAGGTACACGGCTTCCTCGGCCCGAACGGATCCGGCAAGACCACCACGCTGCGTACGCTGCTCGGCCTGATCCGGCCGAACGACGGCCGGATGCGCATCCTCGGGCACGAGGTGCCCGCCGCGCTGCCGGTCGTGGCCGGACAGGTCGGCGCGATCGTCGAGAGCCCGCAGTTCTTCCCGCACTTCACCGCCCGGGACACGCTCTCCCTGCTGGCGTCCGCGGGTGACGTGCCGGCCACCCGCATCGACGAGGTGCTGGAGCTGGTCGGGCTGCGCGACCGGGCCGGCGAGCGGGTCAAGACCTACTCGCTCGGCATGAAGCAGCGGCTGGCGGTCGCCTCGGCCCTGCTCAAGAACCCGAAGCTGCTGATCCTCGACGAGCCGGCCAACGGCCTCGACCCGGGCGGCATCCGGGAGATGCGCACCCTGATGCGGAACCTGGCCGAGTCGGGGATGACCGTCGTGCTGTCCAGCCACATCCTCGGCGAGATCCAGCTGATCTGCGACTCGGTCACCATCATCTCGCTGGGCCGCCGGGTCGCCTTCGGCCCCGTCGAGCAGGTGCTCGCCCAGCACTCCTCCGGCGCGGTCCGGGTGCGCCTGGAGGCGGTCACCGACCTGCCGGCGGCCACCGACGCGCTCACCCGGGCCGGGATCCGGGTCACCGGGCATCCGGACCACCTGATGCTCGGCGGCGTGGACAAGCCCGCGACCGTCACCCGGCTCCTCGCCGAGCAGGGCCTCTACGTCAGCGAGCTGGCTCCGGTCGCCGTCGACCTGGAGAGCGTCTTCCTCGAACTGACCGCCACCGCGCCCGTACCCGGCCAGCACCGGCAGGTCGACCAGTCCACGAAGGTCGGTGGGCCGGAGCAGTCCGGTGCCGCCGGAGGGGGGTGGGGCGCGTGA
- a CDS encoding ABC transporter permease subunit, which translates to MSLYRTELRRLVKRRFTRYMTLLGLLVLAAVVVGVFFSNQKIDATAHARAERQAEQQYQEQVRYSEQERASCERDKAAGVNADRYPPDCAMISPPPREAFEARWFLPSTFDFRKSFTFTLIPFAAILALVGFVVGASFVGAEWNSGGMMNLLLWRPKRLTVLLNKLAALLTGVFAVTVSAGLLWFGGFWLVAMFRGSTAKMTSGAWQSFALTGLRGLVLVLAVTTVGFALASLGRHTAMALGGVVAVMVVGQFGLGILLEMAGTRFAQAWLLPTYALAWMQKKVTLEDWDACNATFTGECKPDTLDITWQQSSALFAVGVVVILGAALWAMRRRDIS; encoded by the coding sequence GTGAGCCTCTACCGTACGGAGCTGCGCCGGCTGGTCAAGCGGCGCTTCACCCGCTACATGACGCTGCTCGGCCTGCTGGTGCTGGCGGCCGTGGTGGTCGGGGTCTTCTTCAGCAACCAGAAGATCGACGCCACGGCGCACGCCCGGGCCGAGCGACAGGCCGAGCAGCAGTACCAGGAGCAGGTGCGCTACAGCGAGCAGGAACGTGCCTCGTGCGAGCGGGACAAGGCGGCCGGCGTGAACGCCGACCGCTACCCGCCGGACTGTGCCATGATCTCGCCCCCGCCGAGGGAGGCCTTCGAGGCGCGGTGGTTCCTGCCGTCGACGTTCGACTTCCGCAAGAGCTTCACCTTCACCCTGATCCCGTTCGCGGCGATCCTCGCGCTGGTCGGCTTCGTGGTCGGCGCGTCCTTCGTCGGGGCCGAGTGGAACAGCGGCGGCATGATGAACCTGCTGCTCTGGCGGCCCAAGCGGCTGACCGTCCTGCTCAACAAGCTGGCCGCCCTGCTCACCGGTGTGTTCGCGGTGACCGTCTCCGCCGGGCTGCTCTGGTTCGGTGGGTTCTGGCTGGTCGCGATGTTCCGCGGCAGCACCGCGAAGATGACCTCCGGCGCCTGGCAGTCGTTCGCCCTCACCGGGCTGCGCGGGCTGGTGCTGGTGCTGGCGGTCACCACGGTCGGCTTCGCGCTGGCCTCGCTGGGCCGACACACCGCGATGGCCCTCGGTGGCGTGGTCGCGGTGATGGTCGTCGGTCAGTTCGGGCTCGGCATCCTGCTGGAGATGGCCGGCACCCGGTTCGCCCAGGCGTGGCTGCTGCCCACGTACGCACTGGCCTGGATGCAGAAGAAGGTGACCCTGGAGGACTGGGACGCCTGCAACGCCACCTTCACCGGCGAGTGCAAGCCGGACACCCTGGACATCACCTGGCAGCAATCCTCCGCGCTGTTCGCGGTCGGCGTCGTGGTGATCCTCGGCGCGGCGCTCTGGGCGATGCGTCGGCGCGACATCTCCTGA
- a CDS encoding DUF3263 domain-containing protein: MHSADAAPAAAEPPTDAPRPADEEGTTRTARAGAAAVPPPRSAPAAEAVPATGAAGPPGKIADADADADADADADADADADADADADADASAGVGLTERERGILAFEQQWWRHAGAKEQAIRDTFGLSATRYYQLLNGLLDNPAALATEPVLIGRLRRLRSSRARNRRR; the protein is encoded by the coding sequence ATGCATTCCGCCGACGCCGCCCCGGCCGCCGCCGAGCCGCCCACCGACGCTCCCCGTCCCGCGGACGAGGAGGGCACGACGCGTACCGCCCGGGCCGGTGCCGCGGCTGTCCCGCCGCCCCGCTCAGCGCCGGCGGCGGAGGCGGTTCCGGCTACCGGCGCGGCCGGGCCGCCGGGGAAGATCGCCGACGCCGACGCCGACGCCGACGCCGACGCCGACGCCGACGCCGACGCCGACGCCGACGCCGACGCCGACGCCGACGCCGACGCGAGCGCCGGAGTCGGGTTGACCGAGCGCGAACGCGGGATCCTGGCGTTCGAGCAGCAGTGGTGGCGGCACGCCGGCGCCAAGGAGCAGGCCATCCGGGACACCTTCGGGCTCTCCGCCACCCGCTACTACCAACTGCTGAACGGTCTGCTCGACAACCCGGCCGCGCTCGCCACCGAGCCGGTCCTGATCGGCCGGCTGCGCCGGCTGCGCTCCTCCCGCGCCCGCAACCGCCGCCGCTGA
- a CDS encoding phage holin family protein, with product MSAPTRERTQSVGELLGDVTRDMSTLVRQEIALAKAELREEASQAGKAGGMFAGAALAGFLTVLFVSYAAWWGLSNVMDQGWAALIVAGFWAVVTAILAVTGRTKLRQIRAVLPRTQQTARQLPDALRGR from the coding sequence GTGAGCGCCCCGACCAGGGAGCGCACCCAGTCGGTAGGCGAGCTGCTGGGTGACGTGACCCGCGACATGTCCACACTGGTCCGCCAGGAGATCGCGCTCGCCAAGGCGGAACTGCGCGAGGAGGCGAGCCAGGCCGGTAAGGCCGGCGGCATGTTCGCCGGCGCCGCGCTGGCCGGTTTCCTGACCGTGCTCTTCGTCTCGTACGCCGCCTGGTGGGGTCTGTCCAACGTGATGGACCAGGGCTGGGCCGCGCTCATCGTGGCGGGGTTCTGGGCGGTGGTCACCGCCATCCTGGCCGTCACCGGGCGGACGAAGCTGCGGCAGATCCGAGCGGTGCTGCCGCGCACGCAACAGACCGCACGGCAGTTGCCGGACGCCCTGCGCGGCCGGTAG
- a CDS encoding DUF3618 domain-containing protein, which yields MSTDPDRIRQEIEHTRRDLSDNVDALADRVNPRRMAGDRVDQARGTLNRVKEKVMGTQMDGHGAGQRMSNAAGSVRDETRSLGQQSREQAQGNPLAAGVIAFGAGLLASALIPPSRQERQWAGQAKGMAGQQFSQHSGELREQASQMGHQLRDNMREPARQAARSVGSTALHGASAVREEGRSATQQVRGQAQEAAGEFRR from the coding sequence ATGTCGACCGATCCGGACCGGATACGGCAGGAGATCGAGCACACCCGCAGAGACCTGAGCGACAACGTCGACGCGCTGGCCGACAGGGTCAACCCGCGACGAATGGCCGGCGACCGCGTCGACCAGGCGCGTGGCACGCTCAACCGGGTCAAGGAGAAGGTGATGGGCACACAGATGGACGGACACGGTGCCGGGCAGCGGATGTCGAACGCCGCGGGTTCGGTGCGCGACGAGACCCGCTCGCTCGGGCAGCAGTCCCGGGAACAGGCGCAGGGTAACCCGCTCGCGGCCGGTGTGATCGCCTTCGGCGCCGGGCTGCTGGCCTCCGCGCTGATCCCGCCCAGCCGTCAGGAGCGGCAGTGGGCCGGGCAGGCCAAGGGGATGGCCGGCCAGCAGTTCAGCCAGCACTCCGGTGAGCTGCGGGAGCAGGCCAGCCAGATGGGCCACCAGCTCCGCGACAACATGCGGGAGCCGGCGCGACAGGCGGCCCGTTCGGTCGGTTCGACGGCCCTGCACGGTGCGTCCGCCGTCCGGGAAGAGGGCCGGTCGGCCACCCAGCAGGTGCGGGGGCAGGCACAGGAGGCCGCCGGTGAGTTCCGGCGTTGA